A stretch of the Desertibacillus haloalkaliphilus genome encodes the following:
- the ribE gene encoding riboflavin synthase, whose translation MFTGIIEELGTIEKVNQSGDAIVMVIGAKTILDDVQLGDSISVNGVCLTVTSFTSSSFTVDIMPETVKHTSLRDLTRGSNVNLERAMAANGRFGGHFVSGHVDGVGEIVAKKEVDNAVYYEIRVPHELSHYFISKGSVAVDGTSLTVFTVTDETFTVSIIPHTLTETVIGQKGIGDVVNIECDLVGKYIEQFITRRFSEAKTTSSITEQFLEENGFK comes from the coding sequence GTGTTTACGGGGATCATTGAAGAACTTGGTACAATCGAAAAAGTAAATCAATCTGGTGATGCCATTGTAATGGTTATAGGGGCTAAAACGATATTAGATGATGTTCAATTAGGTGATAGCATTTCGGTAAACGGTGTCTGCTTAACAGTAACTTCATTTACCTCTTCATCATTTACAGTCGATATTATGCCTGAAACGGTCAAACATACGAGCCTACGTGATCTCACCAGAGGTTCTAACGTTAATTTAGAGCGTGCGATGGCTGCAAATGGACGCTTTGGCGGGCATTTTGTATCTGGTCATGTTGATGGTGTTGGTGAAATTGTTGCAAAGAAAGAAGTCGATAATGCCGTTTATTATGAAATACGTGTGCCACATGAATTAAGTCACTACTTTATTTCAAAAGGCTCTGTAGCCGTTGATGGCACAAGTTTGACGGTTTTTACAGTAACTGATGAGACGTTCACCGTTTCGATTATTCCTCATACATTAACTGAAACTGTCATCGGTCAAAAAGGAATTGGCGATGTGGTTAATATTGAATGTGATCTTGTAGGAAAATATATAGAACAATTCATTACAAGACGTTTTAGCGAAGCGAAAACGACGTCCTCAATTACAGAACAATTTTTGGAAGAGAATGGTTTTAAATAA
- a CDS encoding bifunctional 3,4-dihydroxy-2-butanone-4-phosphate synthase/GTP cyclohydrolase II, protein MFDPIEEAIYELMQGRVVIVCDDEDRENEGDFVALAEKATPEVINFMIKEGRGLVCAPITETRAKQLELLPMVDHNTDPHGTAFTVSVDHHTTTTGISAHERATTIQALIDDEAKSHHFKKPGHIFPLVAKEGGVLRRAGHTEASVDLARLSGAAPAAVICEIIKDDGSMARVPDLRKIADEHELKMITIKDLIKYRHRKDQLVKKEIEINLPTDFGDFRAVGYTNVVDGKENVALIKGELLPDEPTLVRVHSECLTGDVFGSHRCDCGPQLHAALKQIEEAGSGVLLYMRQEGRGIGLINKMKAYKLQEEGYDTVEANEKLGFAPDLRDYGIGAQILRDLGITKMNLLTNNPRKIKGLHGYDLEIVDRIPLQLPHNKDNEHYLKTKHKKLGHLLHF, encoded by the coding sequence ATGTTTGATCCAATTGAAGAAGCAATCTATGAGTTAATGCAGGGGAGAGTTGTTATTGTTTGTGATGATGAAGACCGAGAAAATGAAGGTGATTTTGTCGCGTTAGCAGAAAAAGCAACTCCTGAAGTGATTAATTTTATGATTAAAGAAGGCCGTGGTCTCGTTTGTGCACCGATTACTGAGACTAGAGCCAAGCAATTAGAGCTCTTGCCAATGGTTGATCACAATACTGATCCACATGGAACTGCCTTTACGGTTAGTGTGGATCATCATACAACAACAACTGGGATTTCTGCTCATGAACGGGCAACAACGATACAGGCATTAATTGATGATGAAGCGAAAAGTCATCATTTCAAAAAGCCGGGACACATCTTTCCGTTAGTTGCCAAAGAAGGCGGAGTTTTAAGACGTGCTGGACATACGGAAGCGTCCGTCGACCTAGCTCGTTTATCAGGAGCAGCACCAGCTGCAGTGATTTGTGAAATTATTAAAGATGATGGCTCAATGGCACGAGTTCCTGACTTGCGTAAAATCGCTGATGAACACGAATTAAAAATGATTACGATTAAAGATTTGATTAAATACCGTCACCGCAAAGACCAATTGGTGAAAAAGGAAATCGAAATTAATCTACCAACTGATTTTGGTGACTTTCGTGCTGTAGGATATACGAATGTGGTTGATGGCAAAGAGAATGTAGCTTTAATTAAAGGGGAGCTCTTGCCTGACGAACCAACATTAGTCCGTGTTCACTCTGAGTGTTTGACAGGAGATGTATTCGGTTCTCACCGTTGTGATTGTGGGCCACAATTACATGCTGCTCTTAAACAAATTGAGGAAGCTGGTTCTGGTGTATTATTGTATATGCGTCAAGAGGGACGAGGAATTGGTCTTATCAATAAGATGAAGGCTTATAAACTTCAAGAAGAAGGTTATGATACGGTGGAGGCAAATGAGAAATTAGGTTTTGCACCTGATTTACGTGATTATGGTATTGGTGCTCAAATTTTGCGAGACTTAGGGATTACGAAAATGAACCTATTAACAAACAACCCGCGTAAAATTAAAGGCTTACATGGGTACGATTTAGAGATTGTTGACCGTATTCCATTGCAGCTACCTCATAACAAAGATAACGAGCATTATTTAAAAACGAAGCACAAAAAGCTTGGGCATTTATTACATTTTTAA
- the ribH gene encoding 6,7-dimethyl-8-ribityllumazine synthase yields MGKVFEGHLVASGLKVGIVVGRFNEFITSKLLGGAEDALKRHGINEADVDVAWVPGAFEIPFAAKKMVDSNKYDAVITLGTVIRGSTPHFDYVCSEVSKGVASLSLQSGVPVIFGVITTDTIEQAIERAGTKAGNKGWDAATSAIEMANLNRSFE; encoded by the coding sequence ATGGGAAAAGTATTTGAAGGACATCTTGTTGCATCAGGTTTAAAAGTAGGGATTGTTGTAGGGCGATTTAACGAGTTTATCACGAGCAAGTTATTAGGCGGGGCTGAAGATGCATTGAAACGTCACGGTATTAATGAAGCAGATGTCGATGTTGCATGGGTGCCAGGTGCATTTGAAATCCCATTTGCGGCAAAAAAGATGGTTGATTCAAACAAGTATGATGCTGTCATTACACTAGGGACTGTCATTCGCGGATCGACTCCACACTTTGATTATGTTTGTAGCGAAGTGTCAAAAGGAGTAGCATCACTATCGTTACAGTCAGGTGTTCCTGTGATCTTTGGAGTCATAACGACTGATACGATCGAACAAGCCATTGAACGTGCAGGTACAAAAGCAGGAAACAAAGGTTGGGATGCAGCCACTTCTGCGATTGAAATGGCAAATTTAAACCGTTCATTTGAGTAA
- a CDS encoding GNAT family N-acetyltransferase produces the protein MFIRYKQSYKKIAMGLISYMPKEKEIKKLQETIDRYETDDRYQLYLWKEDDDIIGVLGLFVDEDTTAELCHLSVNPSYRQEGIGRKMIAALQEIVPGELRANEDTIEFFEACMQEMR, from the coding sequence ATGTTCATTCGATATAAGCAATCTTACAAAAAAATAGCAATGGGTCTTATATCGTACATGCCAAAAGAGAAAGAAATTAAGAAACTACAAGAGACGATTGACAGGTATGAGACAGACGACAGGTATCAATTGTATTTATGGAAAGAAGATGATGACATCATTGGTGTTTTAGGATTATTTGTCGATGAGGACACAACGGCTGAATTATGTCATCTTAGTGTAAATCCATCTTACCGTCAGGAAGGCATCGGACGAAAAATGATCGCTGCCCTACAAGAGATCGTACCAGGCGAACTAAGGGCGAATGAGGATACGATTGAATTTTTTGAGGCCTGTATGCAAGAAATGAGATAA
- a CDS encoding DUF309 domain-containing protein, producing MYPKAYIDYLVYFHGARDFFECHEVLEEHWKEEGQKNDYWVGLIQVAVALYHQRRRNYRGANRMINRALMLLEQEKKAIHSLGIDYHAFIEELQKRKQEISKEQSYTDMNIPLHDQALRDQCIQICNDRGNQWGQKSQLDNDYLIHKHALRDRQDVIDERNYQKKLRKRVRKE from the coding sequence TTGTATCCAAAAGCTTATATTGATTATCTCGTTTACTTCCACGGAGCACGTGATTTTTTTGAATGTCATGAAGTATTAGAAGAGCATTGGAAAGAAGAAGGACAGAAAAACGACTACTGGGTTGGGCTCATCCAAGTTGCTGTTGCTCTTTACCACCAACGTCGTCGCAATTATCGAGGAGCAAATCGCATGATCAACCGAGCCCTTATGTTATTAGAACAGGAGAAAAAAGCCATTCATTCATTAGGTATCGATTATCATGCTTTCATAGAAGAATTACAAAAAAGAAAACAAGAGATTAGTAAAGAGCAATCATACACTGACATGAATATCCCTCTTCATGATCAAGCCCTGCGAGACCAATGTATACAAATATGCAACGATAGAGGGAATCAATGGGGGCAAAAGAGTCAATTAGATAACGACTACCTTATTCATAAGCACGCGTTAAGAGATCGACAAGACGTCATCGACGAGCGTAACTACCAAAAAAAACTTCGAAAAAGGGTAAGGAAAGAATAA